One part of the Glycine max cultivar Williams 82 chromosome 14, Glycine_max_v4.0, whole genome shotgun sequence genome encodes these proteins:
- the LOC102660685 gene encoding LOW QUALITY PROTEIN: zinc finger MYM-type protein 1 (The sequence of the model RefSeq protein was modified relative to this genomic sequence to represent the inferred CDS: substituted 1 base at 1 genomic stop codon) encodes MRRFLVDRENIENVNVVQPEAELEPPLNNVVNEFNPNEIVRDPGRRKQINEYAPDIQDQVRRAYILKGPMQPDLSNFPRTQFGSVKRAFSKSWYKNYTWLEYSEIKDATYCFYCFLFKQPGRAEHFGFEVFTKSGYRDWKHASQGLKGHVGSHNSLHNSCVKHYNDYNNQRQSVTSKFAKATKESEELYKICLTCSLDCSRYLIAQGMAFRGHDESSTSLNKGNFREMVDWVKSQNEQVRDAFDRGGKNCKMTCGDIQKELATCCAHEVTKVIMEELGDRQFSVLIDESRDISVKEQMAVMLRFLNDKGNVVERFIALHHVTDTSSKSLKDALYGILNKYTLSISRIRGQGYDGASNMRGEFNGLQRKILDENPYAFYVHCYAHRLQLVVVSVTSSCSSIHDFFEYITLIVNTTSASCKRRDALTEAQHKDILNKLESGEISRGRGLHQSSSLTRPGDTRWGSHHTTLLRLDQMWSSVLKVLSMVDEDGRGPSQAAGLIEKMESFKFAFILRLMLKLFGITNELSNVLQRKDLNIVNAMELVDVVKARLGTMRESGWNNFFADVQGFCVAKSIPVPNMDDEIPVQGRSRAEGRTITNLHHYRAKIFYVAIDKICVEMDHRFSEGSNIILDCFSCLDPKNSFSKFDVDKLACLADIYHADFSDDDGGTIRDXLETYVLQVRRNASFSTCEDVQSLAMKMVQTEKHLVFPLVYKLIELALILPVSTASVERAFSAMKIIKSKLRNKFNDLMVCYTEREIFKSLDDIDIIRTFTAKKSRKGHLPRNFI; translated from the exons ATGAGGAGATTTTTGGTTGATAGAGAAAATATTGAGAATGTGAATGTTGTGCAACCGGAAGCTGAATTAGAACCACCACTTAATAATGTGGTTAATGAGTTTAATCCAAATGAGATTGTGCGTGATCCAGGTCGTAGGAAACAAATTAATGAGTATGCTCCGGATATTCAAGACCAAGTGAGGAGGGCATATATATTGAAGGGTCCAATGCAACCAGATTTGTCAAACTTTCCTCGTACTCAATTTGGAAGTGTTAAAAGAGCATTTAGTAAATCATGGTATAAGAATTATACATGGTTAGAATACAGTGAGATAAAGGATGCAacttattgtttttattgttttctatttaaGCAACCCGGGAGGGCCGAGCACTTTGGTTTTGAAGTCTTCACTAAAAGCGGATATAGAGATTGGAAGCATGCATCTCAAGGCTTGAAAGGTCATGTTGGTAGTCATAATAGTTTGCACAACTCATGTGTCAAGCACTACAATGATTATAATAATCAAAGACAAAGTGTGACAAGTAAGTTTGCTAAAGCAACCAAGGAATCAGAAGAATTGTATAAGATTTGTTTGACTTGTTCTTTAGATTGTTCAAGATATCTCATAGCACAAGGCATGGCTTTCCGTGGCCATGATGAATCCTCTACTTCGCTAAATAAGGGCAATTTTAGAGAGATGGTAGATTGGGTAAAATCTCAGAATGAACAAGTGAGGGATGCTTTTGACCGTGGTGGAAAAAATTGCAAAATGACTTGCGGTGACATTCAAAAGGAGCTTGCAACGTGTTGTGCACATGAAGTTACCAAGGTGATTATGGAAGAGCTTGGTGATAGACAATTCTCCGTGCTTATTGACGAGTCACGTGATATATCCGTCAAAGAGCAAATGGCGGTGATGTTGAG gtttttgaatgacaaagggaaTGTTGTGGAACGATTTATTGCTCTACATCATGTCACAGATACTTCATCTAAGTCATTAAAGGATGCTCTTTATGGTATTCTTAATAAGTACACATTATCTATTTCAAGGATACGAGGGCAAGGATATGATGGAGCTTCAAATATGAGAGGTGAATTTAATggtttgcaaagaaaaattctaGATGAAAATCCTTATGCTTTCTATGTCCATTGTTATGCTCACCGTTTGCAATTGGTTGTTGTGTCTGTTACTAGTAGTTGCTCATCTATTCATGATTTCTTTGAGTACATCACCTTGATTGTGAATACAACAAGTGCATCTTGTAAGAGGAGGGATGCTTTGACAGAGGCACAAcacaaagatattttaaataaacttgaGAGTGGTGAGATATCTAGAGGAAGGGGCTTACACCAATCATCTAGTCTCACTAGACCCGGGGATACTAGATGGGGTTCACATCATACTACATTGCTTCGTTTGGATCAAATGTGGTCCTCCGTGTTAAAGGTGCTTAGTATGGTTGATGAAGATGGACGTGGACCATCTCAAGCAGCAGGTTTGATAGAAAAAATGGAGAGCTTTaaatttgcttttattttgagGTTAATGTTAAAGTTGTTTGGTATCACAAACGAGCTTTCAAATGTATTGCAAAGAAAAGATCTTAATATTGTGAATGCCATGGAATTAGTTGATGTTGTCAAAGCTCGGTTGGGCACAATGAGAGAGAGTGgctggaataatttttttgccgATGTCCAAGGATTTTGTGTAGCTAAAAGTATTCCGGTACCAAATATGGATGACGAAATACCGGTTCAGGGTCGTTCAAGAGCAGAAGGGAGGACTATCACTAATCTTCATCATTACCGTGCAAAGATTTTTTATGTTGCTATTGATAAAATATGTGTGGAGATGGATCACCGCTTTAGTGAAGGAAGTAACATTATACTTGATTGCTTCTCATGTCTTGACCCCAAGAACTCTTTCTCCAAGTTTGATGTTGATAAGCTTGCTTGTCTTGCTGATATTTATCATGCAGACTTTTCTGATGATGACGGAGGAACAATTAGGGATTAACTTGAAACTTATGTGCTTCAAGTGAGAAGAAATGCTTCTTTTTCCACTTGTGAAGATGTTCAAAGTTTGGCTATGAAGATGGTTCAAACTGAGAAACATTTGGTATTTCCATTGGTTTATAAACTTATTGAGCTAGCTTTGATATTGCCGGTGTCGACAGCATCCGTTGAAAGAGCTTTTTCAGCAATGAAGATTATCAAGTCTAAATTGCGCAATAAGTTCAATGACTTGATGGTATGTTACACCGAGCGGGAGATATTCAAGTCGCttgatgatattgatattattCGAACATTTACCGCAAAGAAGTCTCGAAAAGGACACTTGCCACGTAATTTTATTTAA